The DNA segment GAAAAAAGGCGCGGCGGAAATTGCCGACATAATTGGATTGAGGTCCGCGCTAAAACTCATGGAACGGTTCGGCGGGAGAAAGCTTTCCATTCCCAAAAGAATCAAGCCCGGTCATAGAATTTATTCGGCTATCGGTTCCAGGGCGTCCGCTGGCATGGAAAGGCATTATGGCTTGGAGAAAATTGACATTCCATTTCTTCGCGCCGTCATTATTCCGGCGCGGAATCGGGCCATTCGCAAAGAATACGATCAGGGCGCTTCCGTGAATGGCCTGGTTCCCCGCTACGGAATAAGCCGATGAACACCATAACCGTAAAACTCAAACAGGGCCTCTTGCTTGGCGGCAAGCCGCAATTGGAGGCCGTGATCCGCGAGTCCACTATGGGGGATTTGAGAGAAGCCCACGAAAATTTTAGTGACGACTCCAGCGCGGGAGCGGAAATGGTCAGATTGCAGATCGTTTCCATCGGGGGGATCGAGGGGCCGATCACTCAAGCGATGTTCGACAAAATCACCGTGACGGATTTCGACCGCCTGCAAAAAGCGGCGGATGAATTGGAGGCGCGGGGGCGTGAGGACGCGGAGGGTTGAGGGCCTGCTTTCCTCCGCATTGATTGTATCCAGGGCCACCTTAATCCCCATCGACCGGGTTTACCTCATGCCCCGCTCGGAATTCGATTCTTGGCTTTCCCTTATCGAAAAAGAAGATGGCTGACCTGAACACCAGCATTATCCTCCGCCTGAAAAGCGACCTGGCCCGCAAAGCCCGCAGGGACGGGGACGCCCTGGAAAAGATGGGGCGGCGGGGCAAGAGGGCAATGCGGGGCATTGGCGCGGCGGCCGGCGCGGTGGGGAAACGCCTCAAGGGAATGGCGAACCGGTACACCGCGCTGTTTTCGCTGGCGGGCCTCGCCGTGGCGGCCCGGCAAATGGCGGGTATCGAGGTGCGGTTCGAGCGGCTCGGAGTGCAGGCCAGGCGTAGCAAAGAGGAAATGAAGTCGCTCCATCAGAAAATACTCAACATATCCAAGGAAGAAGGCATCCGGGTCGACCCCGGCGAACTGACCGCAGGGGTGGAAAAGATCGTGGAAAAAACGGGCGATCTGGGCCTCGCCGAAGAAAACTTGCGCAACATGGCTGTTGCAATCCAGGCCACCGGGGCCTCCGGGGCGGATATCGGGGCGCTGATCGCGGACATGCAGCAGAAATTTGGATTGTCGGGCAAGGACGCCTTTCTTGCGGCTCTGGACATGCTGG comes from the Candidatus Glassbacteria bacterium genome and includes:
- a CDS encoding tail tape measure protein, producing the protein MADLNTSIILRLKSDLARKARRDGDALEKMGRRGKRAMRGIGAAAGAVGKRLKGMANRYTALFSLAGLAVAARQMAGIEVRFERLGVQARRSKEEMKSLHQKILNISKEEGIRVDPGELTAGVEKIVEKTGDLGLAEENLRNMAVAIQATGASGADIGALIADMQQKFGLSGKDAFLAALDMLVKQGKLGAFTLQAMSTQAERLTAAYAATGRRGPEAVREM